One Deinococcus sp. LM3 genomic region harbors:
- a CDS encoding Ig-like domain-containing protein has product MTPFPVRPHTNSFPAQRGWTRNRSPVTARSCGAAALLLAALSGCTPPRSVPAQDDVPPVVTLGLGTPLSQSAPGVVHLLAGASDESGVAGVTFRRDGQLLGTDRAAPFEWTDPLGSGGTYRYGAEATDGAGNTAEQFLDVTITLPPGLTGVRGAAVQYAGEGSNGPLMQPWAGGAASLVLGDADSGTELARSALTGAGDFTLPLPTLAAGSGAALSAEVLGLSCDAPPTFSVPDARAVRASVTVGAQKAAPLSGSVTSVNGVPKETLRGSGGLLFSDRPVQVSGTVACVLPGLRDAGRSEVRGNVTFGLNLLRGWNAVSFTRTVNSSLPPVGVLQSVQPPAQWVVGGTDLPWPDRP; this is encoded by the coding sequence ATGACTCCCTTCCCGGTCCGGCCTCACACGAATTCCTTTCCTGCGCAGCGCGGGTGGACGCGGAACCGGTCCCCCGTGACTGCGCGGTCGTGCGGCGCGGCGGCCCTGCTGCTGGCCGCCCTGAGTGGCTGCACGCCGCCGCGTTCGGTGCCCGCGCAGGACGACGTGCCGCCCGTGGTGACGCTGGGGCTGGGCACGCCGCTCTCGCAGAGTGCGCCGGGCGTGGTTCACCTGCTGGCCGGGGCCAGTGACGAATCCGGCGTGGCGGGGGTGACCTTCAGGCGCGACGGGCAGTTGCTGGGCACGGACAGGGCCGCGCCGTTCGAGTGGACGGACCCACTGGGAAGCGGCGGTACGTACCGCTACGGGGCTGAGGCGACCGACGGGGCCGGGAATACCGCCGAACAGTTCCTGGACGTGACCATCACACTCCCGCCGGGGCTGACCGGGGTGCGCGGCGCGGCTGTGCAGTACGCGGGCGAGGGTAGCAACGGGCCGCTCATGCAGCCCTGGGCGGGCGGGGCGGCCTCACTGGTCCTGGGCGACGCGGACTCGGGCACCGAACTGGCACGGTCCGCGCTGACCGGGGCGGGGGACTTCACGCTACCGCTGCCGACCCTGGCAGCCGGGTCGGGCGCAGCGCTGTCGGCGGAGGTGCTGGGTCTGAGCTGCGACGCCCCGCCCACGTTCAGCGTGCCGGACGCCCGCGCGGTGCGGGCCAGCGTGACGGTCGGCGCCCAGAAGGCCGCGCCCCTGAGCGGGTCCGTGACCAGCGTGAACGGCGTGCCGAAAGAAACCCTGCGCGGGAGTGGCGGCCTGCTGTTCAGCGACCGGCCCGTGCAGGTGTCAGGAACGGTGGCGTGCGTGCTGCCGGGCCTGCGGGACGCGGGCAGGTCGGAGGTCCGTGGGAACGTGACCTTCGGACTGAACCTGCTGCGCGGCTGGAACGCCGTGTCGTTCACGCGCACCGTGAATTCCAGCCTGCCGCCGGTCGGTGTGCTGCAAAGTGTGCAGCCGCCGGCGCAGTGGGTAGTGGGGGGTACAGATCTCCCCTGGCCCGACCGGCCCTGA